From Mustela erminea isolate mMusErm1 chromosome 1, mMusErm1.Pri, whole genome shotgun sequence, a single genomic window includes:
- the RTP3 gene encoding receptor-transporting protein 3 isoform X1: MNQDMELWKQVFQELIQEVKPWHKWTLTEDKDLLPNSLEPGWSQYQQWAFARFQCSLCSRSWASSQVQVVFHMHKTGGKPRGNVKMRVFAQRCQKCHQSPFEVPEFTKENISRILNNLVFRILKKCYREGFKSMEEIPTIREITLEGPHDSNNCEACLQGFCAQSGFSEAVQSPVSPSLPAISSPALGTTIPMLFPSRSGTTVDTVKGNITADTVRGNITVDTMKGNITTGTVSGNITVDTVKRNITTDAVRGNITADAVKRNITADTVKRNITADTVKRNITADTVRGNLTVDTVKRDITTDAVRGNITADAVKRNITADAVRGIITTDTERGNSTVDIEKWNAIANKGKALPQPWHPGSREAAILPTHWSPRANTQHHVETRIQVSTRSEVFYPHTAPNPRRKNLNVCCCFFILIIVVVIVVESIQWTSK, translated from the exons ATGAATCAGGACATGGAGCTATGGAAGCAAGTGTTCCAGGAATTAATCCAGGAAGTGAAGCCATGGCACAAATGGACCCTGACAGAAGACAAAGACCTTCTTCCCAACAGCCTGGAGCCAGGGTGGTCACAGTACCAGCAGTGGGCCTTTGCCAG GTTCCAGTGCTCCTTGTGCTCTCGCAGTTGGGCCTCTTCTCAAGTTCAGGTTGTTTTCCACATGCACAAGACTGGGGGGAAACCCAGGGGCAACGTGAAGATGAGGGTCTTTGCCCAGAGATGTCAGAAGTGCCATCAGTCTCCATTTGAGGTTCCCGAGTTCACAAAAGAGAACATCTCCAGGATCCTGAACAACCTGGTATTCCGAATTCTGAAGAAATGCTACAGAGAAGGATTTAAGTCGATGGAGGAGATCCCTACCATTAGGGAAATCACTCTGGAAGGGCCGCATGACAGTAACAACTGTGAGGCATGTCTGCAGGGCTTCTGTGCCCAGAGTGGCTTCAGTGAGGCCGTGCAGTCACCAGTGTCGCCATCACTTCCTGCCATAAGCTCACCTGCTCTTGGGACCACCATTCCCATGCTCTTTCCCAGTAGAAGTGGCACCACAGTGGACACAGTGAAGGGGAACATCACCGccgacacagtgagagggaacataaCCGTGGACACAATGAAAGGGAACATCACCACGGGCACAGTGAGCGGGAACATCACGGTGGACACAGTGAAGAGGAACATCACTACGGACGCAGTGAGGGGGAATATCACTGCAG ATGCAGTGAAGAGGAACATCACCGCGGACACAGTGAAAAGGAACATCACCGCGGACACAGTGAAGAGGAACATTACCGCGGACACGGTGAGGGGGAACCTCACAGTGGACACAGTGAAGAGGGACATCACCACGGACGCAGTGAGGGGGAATATCACTGCAGATGCAGTGAAGAGGAACATCACCGCAGACGCAGTGAGGGGGATCATCACCACCGACACAGAGAGGGGGAACTCCACAGTGGACATAGAGAAGTGGAACGCCATAGCAAACAAAGGGAAGGCTTTACCCCAACCCTGGCATCCTGGGTCCAGGGAGGCTGCAATCCTCCCCACCCACTGGAGCCCGAGAGCAAACACCCAACACCATGTGGAGACGAGAATCCAAGTCAGTACCCGTAGCGAGGTGTTCTATCCCCACACAGCCCCGAATCCCAGGCGCAAGAACTTGAATGTTTGCTGCTGTTTTTTCATTCTGATTATTGTCGTGGTGATTGTCGTAGAGAGCATTCAGTGGACCTCCAAATGA
- the RTP3 gene encoding receptor-transporting protein 3 isoform X2, with the protein MNQDMELWKQVFQELIQEVKPWHKWTLTEDKDLLPNSLEPGWSQYQQWAFARFQCSLCSRSWASSQVQVVFHMHKTGGKPRGNVKMRVFAQRCQKCHQSPFEVPEFTKENISRILNNLVFRILKKCYREGFKSMEEIPTIREITLEGPHDSNNCEACLQGFCAQSGFSEAVQSPVSPSLPAISSPALGTTIPMLFPSRSGTTVDTVKGNITADTVRGNITVDTMKGNITTGTVSGNITVDTVKRNITTDAVRGNITADAVKRNITADTVKRNITADTVRGNLTVDTVKRDITTDAVRGNITADAVKRNITADAVRGIITTDTERGNSTVDIEKWNAIANKGKALPQPWHPGSREAAILPTHWSPRANTQHHVETRIQVSTRSEVFYPHTAPNPRRKNLNVCCCFFILIIVVVIVVESIQWTSK; encoded by the exons ATGAATCAGGACATGGAGCTATGGAAGCAAGTGTTCCAGGAATTAATCCAGGAAGTGAAGCCATGGCACAAATGGACCCTGACAGAAGACAAAGACCTTCTTCCCAACAGCCTGGAGCCAGGGTGGTCACAGTACCAGCAGTGGGCCTTTGCCAG GTTCCAGTGCTCCTTGTGCTCTCGCAGTTGGGCCTCTTCTCAAGTTCAGGTTGTTTTCCACATGCACAAGACTGGGGGGAAACCCAGGGGCAACGTGAAGATGAGGGTCTTTGCCCAGAGATGTCAGAAGTGCCATCAGTCTCCATTTGAGGTTCCCGAGTTCACAAAAGAGAACATCTCCAGGATCCTGAACAACCTGGTATTCCGAATTCTGAAGAAATGCTACAGAGAAGGATTTAAGTCGATGGAGGAGATCCCTACCATTAGGGAAATCACTCTGGAAGGGCCGCATGACAGTAACAACTGTGAGGCATGTCTGCAGGGCTTCTGTGCCCAGAGTGGCTTCAGTGAGGCCGTGCAGTCACCAGTGTCGCCATCACTTCCTGCCATAAGCTCACCTGCTCTTGGGACCACCATTCCCATGCTCTTTCCCAGTAGAAGTGGCACCACAGTGGACACAGTGAAGGGGAACATCACCGccgacacagtgagagggaacataaCCGTGGACACAATGAAAGGGAACATCACCACGGGCACAGTGAGCGGGAACATCACGGTGGACACAGTGAAGAGGAACATCACTACGGACGCAGTGAGGGGGAATATCACTGCAGATGCAGTGAAGAG GAACATCACCGCGGACACAGTGAAGAGGAACATTACCGCGGACACGGTGAGGGGGAACCTCACAGTGGACACAGTGAAGAGGGACATCACCACGGACGCAGTGAGGGGGAATATCACTGCAGATGCAGTGAAGAGGAACATCACCGCAGACGCAGTGAGGGGGATCATCACCACCGACACAGAGAGGGGGAACTCCACAGTGGACATAGAGAAGTGGAACGCCATAGCAAACAAAGGGAAGGCTTTACCCCAACCCTGGCATCCTGGGTCCAGGGAGGCTGCAATCCTCCCCACCCACTGGAGCCCGAGAGCAAACACCCAACACCATGTGGAGACGAGAATCCAAGTCAGTACCCGTAGCGAGGTGTTCTATCCCCACACAGCCCCGAATCCCAGGCGCAAGAACTTGAATGTTTGCTGCTGTTTTTTCATTCTGATTATTGTCGTGGTGATTGTCGTAGAGAGCATTCAGTGGACCTCCAAATGA
- the RTP3 gene encoding receptor-transporting protein 3 isoform X3: MNQDMELWKQVFQELIQEVKPWHKWTLTEDKDLLPNSLEPGWSQYQQWAFARFQCSLCSRSWASSQVQVVFHMHKTGGKPRGNVKMRVFAQRCQKCHQSPFEVPEFTKENISRILNNLVFRILKKCYREGFKSMEEIPTIREITLEGPHDSNNCEACLQGFCAQSGFSEAVQSPVSPSLPAISSPALGTTIPMLFPSRSGTTVDTVKGNITADTVRGNITVDTVKRNITTDAVRGNITADAVKRNITADTVKRNITADTVKRNITADTVRGNLTVDTVKRDITTDAVRGNITADAVKRNITADAVRGIITTDTERGNSTVDIEKWNAIANKGKALPQPWHPGSREAAILPTHWSPRANTQHHVETRIQVSTRSEVFYPHTAPNPRRKNLNVCCCFFILIIVVVIVVESIQWTSK; the protein is encoded by the exons ATGAATCAGGACATGGAGCTATGGAAGCAAGTGTTCCAGGAATTAATCCAGGAAGTGAAGCCATGGCACAAATGGACCCTGACAGAAGACAAAGACCTTCTTCCCAACAGCCTGGAGCCAGGGTGGTCACAGTACCAGCAGTGGGCCTTTGCCAG GTTCCAGTGCTCCTTGTGCTCTCGCAGTTGGGCCTCTTCTCAAGTTCAGGTTGTTTTCCACATGCACAAGACTGGGGGGAAACCCAGGGGCAACGTGAAGATGAGGGTCTTTGCCCAGAGATGTCAGAAGTGCCATCAGTCTCCATTTGAGGTTCCCGAGTTCACAAAAGAGAACATCTCCAGGATCCTGAACAACCTGGTATTCCGAATTCTGAAGAAATGCTACAGAGAAGGATTTAAGTCGATGGAGGAGATCCCTACCATTAGGGAAATCACTCTGGAAGGGCCGCATGACAGTAACAACTGTGAGGCATGTCTGCAGGGCTTCTGTGCCCAGAGTGGCTTCAGTGAGGCCGTGCAGTCACCAGTGTCGCCATCACTTCCTGCCATAAGCTCACCTGCTCTTGGGACCACCATTCCCATGCTCTTTCCCAGTAGAAGTGGCACCACAGTGGACACAGTGAAGGGGAACATCACCGccgacacagtgagagggaac ATCACGGTGGACACAGTGAAGAGGAACATCACTACGGACGCAGTGAGGGGGAATATCACTGCAG ATGCAGTGAAGAGGAACATCACCGCGGACACAGTGAAAAGGAACATCACCGCGGACACAGTGAAGAGGAACATTACCGCGGACACGGTGAGGGGGAACCTCACAGTGGACACAGTGAAGAGGGACATCACCACGGACGCAGTGAGGGGGAATATCACTGCAGATGCAGTGAAGAGGAACATCACCGCAGACGCAGTGAGGGGGATCATCACCACCGACACAGAGAGGGGGAACTCCACAGTGGACATAGAGAAGTGGAACGCCATAGCAAACAAAGGGAAGGCTTTACCCCAACCCTGGCATCCTGGGTCCAGGGAGGCTGCAATCCTCCCCACCCACTGGAGCCCGAGAGCAAACACCCAACACCATGTGGAGACGAGAATCCAAGTCAGTACCCGTAGCGAGGTGTTCTATCCCCACACAGCCCCGAATCCCAGGCGCAAGAACTTGAATGTTTGCTGCTGTTTTTTCATTCTGATTATTGTCGTGGTGATTGTCGTAGAGAGCATTCAGTGGACCTCCAAATGA